A single Oncorhynchus mykiss isolate Arlee chromosome 24, USDA_OmykA_1.1, whole genome shotgun sequence DNA region contains:
- the LOC110503643 gene encoding adapter molecule crk — protein MAGNFDAEDRASWYWGRLSRQEAVSLLQGQRHGVFLVRDSITSPGDYVLSVSENSKVSHYIINSISNNRQSGAGQAPPQFRIGDQEFDALHSLLEFYKIHYLDTTTLIEPINKAKHSFLVSAGAGGPPQRLENEYVRAVFDFPGNDDEDLPFRKGDILRVLERPEEQWWNAQNLEGRAGMIPVPYVEKYRPASPTSGGPGAGGPGGVGCVDGSSVQGPPLLDPSQYAQPTPLPNLQNGPVFARAIQKRVPNAYDKTALALEVGDMVKVTKINVNGQWEGECKGKRGHFPFTHVKLLDHNNPEDEVS, from the exons ATGGCCGGAAATTTTGACGCAGAGGACCGTGCAAGTTGGTACTGGGGTAGATTAAGTAGACAGGAGGCAGTTTCACTTTTACAAGGACAGAGACACGGAGTGTTTTTGGTGAGAGACTCAATTACAAGTCCAGGCGACTACGTGCTGTCAGTTTCAGAGAATTCCAAAGTCTCGCATTACATAATCAACAGCATCAGCAACAACCGGCAGTCTGGCGCAG GCCAGGCGCCTCCACAGTTCCGCATAGGGGACCAGGAGTTTGACGCCCTCCACTCGCTGCTGGAGTTCTACAAGATCCACTACCTGGACACCACCACTCTGATAGAGCCCATCAACAAGGCCAAACACTCTTTCTTGGTCAGCGCAGGTGCTGGCGGCCCGCCGCAGCGGCTGGAGAACGAGTATGTCCGTGCCGTCTTTGATTTCCCAGGCAACGACGACGAGGACCTTCCTTTCAGAAAGGGCGACATCCTGCGGGTCCTGGAGAGGCCTGAGGAGCAGTGGTGGAATGCTCAGAATTTAGAGGGGCGTGCCGGGATGATCCCTGTGCCCTACGTGGAGAAGTACCGACCGGCCTCTCCCACCTCGGGGGGCCCTGGAGCAGGGGGTCCCGGTGGGGTGGGCTGTGTAGATGGCTCCAGTGTTCAGGGCCCTCCTCTGCTAGACCCGAGCCAGTACGCCCAGCCCACACCTCTGCCCAACCTGCAGAACGGACCCGTCTTTGCCAGGGCCATCCAGAAGAGGGTGCCCAATGCCTATGACAAGACCGCCCTTGCCTTAGAG GTGGGCGACATGGTGAAGGTGACAAAGATCAACGTGAACGGCCAGTGGGAGGGCGAGTGCAAAGGCAAGCGCGGCCACTTCCCCTTCACCCACGTTAAGCTGCTGGACCATAATAACCCAGAGGACGAGGTGAGCTGA